One segment of Neobacillus endophyticus DNA contains the following:
- a CDS encoding GNAT family N-acetyltransferase, protein MDKQIFSARLTFTRLALHDWELIHSIYSNPNLMKHIRDVMSEEEIRRNFENELAPWSIDSPHWLTWIIHENSLGDNNVGLISICTRNLEKLTAEVGFIILEEYNGQGYATEALKSIIDFSVDNIGFKKFIAVCSEEHIGSRRVLEKAGMSLDKMVPDSTQIGGKLVTDCFYSLEI, encoded by the coding sequence ATGGACAAACAAATCTTTAGCGCGCGCCTTACTTTTACAAGACTGGCATTACACGATTGGGAACTAATCCACTCGATCTATTCCAACCCGAACCTTATGAAACACATCCGGGATGTGATGAGTGAGGAAGAAATCCGCCGTAACTTTGAAAACGAGCTCGCTCCGTGGAGCATCGATTCCCCCCATTGGCTAACATGGATCATCCATGAAAATTCCTTAGGTGATAATAATGTTGGGTTAATTAGCATTTGCACCCGCAACCTTGAGAAACTTACTGCGGAAGTTGGTTTTATCATACTTGAAGAATACAATGGCCAGGGGTATGCTACCGAAGCACTTAAAAGCATCATTGATTTTTCCGTAGATAATATAGGATTCAAAAAATTTATTGCTGTTTGTTCTGAAGAGCATATCGGATCACGCCGTGTTTTAGAGAAGGCTGGAATGAGTTTAGATAAAATGGTGCCTGATAGTACTCAAATCGGTGGCAAACTGGTGACTGACTGTTTTTATTCGTTGGAGATATAA
- a CDS encoding electron transfer flavoprotein subunit alpha/FixB family protein → MDFQDYKGVWVFIEQKDGGVASVSLELLGAGRKLADKRGVELAGILIGENVKHLTKTVFEYGADTVYVYDQPIFKHYRTETFMKALLECTDKYKPEIILFGATSTGKDLASAVATDMPTGLTADTTELDVEEETGLLLASRPAFGGNIMATILCKKYRPQMATVRAKVMKALSPQSGRTGKLVEETIALNEEDIRTKVLEIVKDTVKKVRIDEADIVVAGGKGLGSYEGFQLIHQLANTLGGAVGASRDVVEAGWIDHAHQVGQTGVTVTPKIYFAIGISGAIQHVVGMKNSSLIIAINKDKEAPIFQTCHYGIVGDAFEIVPVLIEQFERALSREKVSSTSE, encoded by the coding sequence TTGGATTTCCAAGATTATAAAGGTGTTTGGGTATTTATTGAACAAAAGGATGGAGGGGTAGCTTCTGTATCCCTTGAATTATTGGGTGCCGGAAGAAAGTTGGCAGATAAACGGGGCGTGGAATTGGCGGGTATTTTAATCGGAGAAAATGTTAAGCATTTAACAAAGACCGTTTTTGAATATGGTGCCGATACAGTGTATGTCTATGACCAACCCATCTTTAAACATTACCGGACCGAAACTTTCATGAAGGCGCTGCTGGAGTGCACAGATAAATATAAACCGGAAATTATCTTGTTTGGAGCTACCTCAACGGGTAAAGATCTGGCAAGTGCAGTGGCCACGGATATGCCAACAGGCTTAACGGCTGATACGACGGAGCTGGATGTGGAAGAGGAAACGGGATTACTATTGGCGAGCAGGCCCGCTTTTGGCGGTAATATTATGGCAACCATTTTATGTAAAAAATACCGGCCGCAAATGGCGACAGTTCGCGCTAAAGTCATGAAGGCACTATCTCCGCAATCAGGAAGAACTGGAAAGTTGGTGGAAGAAACCATAGCCCTAAATGAAGAAGATATTCGGACAAAGGTCTTGGAAATTGTCAAGGACACAGTGAAGAAAGTAAGAATTGACGAAGCAGACATCGTGGTTGCCGGAGGAAAAGGATTAGGAAGCTACGAGGGATTTCAGTTAATTCACCAATTGGCGAATACTCTCGGTGGAGCGGTAGGTGCCAGCAGGGATGTAGTGGAAGCAGGCTGGATCGATCATGCACATCAAGTGGGGCAAACAGGTGTGACGGTTACGCCGAAAATATATTTTGCGATCGGAATTTCCGGTGCAATTCAACATGTTGTCGGAATGAAAAATTCCAGTTTAATCATTGCAATTAATAAGGACAAAGAAGCACCCATTTTTCAGACCTGTCACTATGGAATTGTTGGTGATGCTTTTGAAATTGTTCCAGTCCTAATCGAACAATTTGAAAGGGCTTTATCCAGGGAAAAGGTAAGCAGTACCAGCGAATAA
- the hmpA gene encoding NO-inducible flavohemoprotein: MLDQKTIDIVKSTVPVLEQNGEKITTRFYQLMFGAHPELLNIFNHANQKQGRQQRALASAVYEAAKHIDNLSVILPVVNQIAQKHRSLGIKPEHYPIVGKYLILAIKDVLGNAATDDIIDAWTEAYGVIADAFIGIEAELYSQAANQKGGWDGFREFIVDRKVIESDVITSFYIKPVDQKEIASFQPGQYISIKLEISGETFTHIRQYSLSDAPGKDYYRISVKLEAGTLNPDGKVSNYLHDHINEGDIVKVSAPAGDFVLSFDKKTPVVLLSGGVGLTPMMSMLKTVIEQQPERDVTFIHAANNGLVHAFRDEVDSIEKNENLKSFVFYASPTEDDRQNNRFDVEGFVTKNWLKENVSINDSDFYFCGPTPFMKAIYLSLKELGVEDDRIHFEFFGPKGSLEEDQTLVETV, translated from the coding sequence ATGTTAGATCAAAAAACGATCGATATTGTAAAATCAACGGTTCCGGTGTTGGAACAGAATGGGGAAAAAATTACGACCCGCTTTTATCAGTTAATGTTCGGAGCACATCCTGAACTCCTCAATATTTTTAACCATGCAAACCAAAAACAAGGTCGTCAGCAAAGGGCACTGGCAAGCGCAGTATATGAAGCAGCCAAACACATTGATAATCTTTCTGTTATTCTTCCTGTTGTCAATCAAATTGCCCAAAAACACCGCAGTCTTGGGATTAAACCCGAACATTATCCGATTGTTGGTAAATATCTGATATTGGCCATCAAGGATGTATTGGGAAATGCAGCCACAGACGACATAATTGATGCTTGGACAGAGGCTTATGGAGTCATTGCAGATGCCTTCATTGGGATTGAAGCAGAATTGTACAGTCAAGCAGCCAACCAAAAAGGAGGGTGGGATGGATTCCGTGAATTCATTGTTGATCGCAAAGTGATAGAAAGTGATGTTATTACTTCTTTTTACATAAAACCTGTGGATCAAAAGGAAATTGCATCTTTCCAGCCAGGGCAATATATTAGTATTAAACTGGAAATTTCAGGAGAAACATTTACTCATATTCGTCAATATAGTCTTTCTGATGCTCCTGGTAAAGACTACTATCGAATTAGTGTCAAACTCGAAGCTGGAACACTAAATCCAGACGGCAAGGTATCAAATTACCTGCATGATCATATAAATGAAGGGGATATTGTCAAAGTAAGTGCCCCTGCAGGAGATTTTGTTCTTTCTTTTGATAAAAAAACACCGGTTGTCCTATTAAGCGGAGGCGTTGGTCTTACTCCAATGATGAGTATGTTAAAAACGGTTATTGAGCAGCAACCTGAACGCGATGTTACATTTATTCACGCTGCCAATAACGGCCTCGTTCATGCCTTTAGGGATGAAGTAGATTCGATTGAGAAAAATGAAAACCTAAAATCCTTTGTTTTTTATGCTTCACCAACTGAGGATGATCGACAAAATAATCGTTTTGACGTCGAAGGGTTTGTAACTAAAAATTGGCTCAAAGAGAATGTGTCCATTAATGATTCAGACTTTTATTTCTGTGGCCCGACCCCATTCATGAAGGCAATCTACCTTTCATTAAAAGAATTGGGTGTAGAAGATGATCGAATCCATTTTGAATTCTTCGGACCAAAAGGCAGCCTGGAAGAAGATCAGACGTTAGTGGAAACTGTTTAA
- a CDS encoding DUF2062 domain-containing protein, giving the protein MLKFNFIKLLRSPEGANKVALGFAIGFGLEMLVISTAGLIYVLLIPLVRLSKASLPVSIIGNLIGKVSLLPVILLPLALKIGKLIYPGRVKITNHLRHFSITDLLHGDFQGLWNLLFGGIHVLIGMVILGSLLGFISYFVINFIYEKEKIRRLKKRQAKFVW; this is encoded by the coding sequence ATGCTCAAATTTAATTTCATAAAACTCCTTCGTTCACCAGAAGGAGCAAATAAAGTAGCCTTAGGATTCGCTATTGGGTTCGGACTAGAAATGTTGGTCATTTCAACCGCTGGCCTTATTTACGTTTTATTGATCCCTCTTGTTCGACTATCTAAAGCTTCCCTTCCTGTTTCCATTATCGGGAATTTAATCGGAAAAGTTTCACTTCTTCCTGTTATCCTTTTACCGTTAGCATTAAAAATTGGAAAATTAATCTACCCAGGGAGAGTAAAAATAACGAATCATCTAAGACACTTTTCTATCACTGACTTATTGCATGGTGATTTTCAGGGATTATGGAATCTCCTTTTTGGAGGCATTCATGTGTTAATTGGCATGGTGATTTTAGGAAGTTTACTTGGATTCATATCTTATTTTGTCATTAACTTCATCTATGAAAAAGAAAAAATCAGACGTTTAAAGAAAAGACAGGCAAAATTTGTTTGGTAA
- a CDS encoding electron transfer flavoprotein subunit beta/FixA family protein: MLHIVACIKQVPDTKIIKLNPKTNTMDRRTAPAILNPYDAHAVEEAVRLKNRYGGFVSVLTMGPPPAVTAIKKCIEIGADEGYLITDRRFAGADTLATSYALAKALEKIAKTRPIDLIICGKMSIDGDTGQVGPGIARRLDIPPLTSVNKIVEINQDEGYAIVHRKLEDGHEVVRSTLPCMFSVEKTINDVPYSSLPNMLKAARYNPFIWSVDDLEEVDIKQLGLKGSPTIVSKVWAPQKPAGGTFLEGNPKEQVGQLLTVLFEKKELFEVKGEM; encoded by the coding sequence ATGCTGCATATTGTAGCCTGTATCAAACAAGTGCCTGACACCAAAATTATCAAGCTGAATCCAAAAACAAACACGATGGATCGCAGGACGGCGCCTGCGATATTGAATCCATATGATGCCCATGCAGTAGAGGAGGCGGTGCGTCTTAAGAATCGGTATGGGGGATTCGTATCGGTACTAACAATGGGGCCGCCTCCAGCTGTTACTGCGATTAAAAAGTGCATTGAAATTGGTGCGGATGAGGGCTATTTGATCACGGACCGCCGCTTTGCCGGTGCGGATACATTGGCAACAAGCTATGCCCTCGCAAAGGCACTTGAAAAAATAGCAAAAACGAGGCCTATCGATTTGATTATTTGCGGAAAAATGTCAATCGATGGAGATACAGGGCAAGTCGGACCAGGAATAGCAAGGAGGCTCGATATTCCACCGTTGACTTCTGTGAACAAAATCGTGGAAATCAATCAAGACGAGGGCTATGCCATTGTCCATCGCAAGCTGGAGGACGGGCATGAAGTCGTCCGTTCCACATTGCCGTGTATGTTTTCCGTTGAAAAAACAATCAACGATGTACCGTATTCTTCCCTTCCCAACATGTTAAAGGCTGCCAGATATAACCCTTTCATCTGGTCAGTTGATGACCTGGAGGAGGTAGATATTAAACAGCTTGGTTTGAAAGGATCCCCTACGATTGTCTCCAAAGTATGGGCCCCGCAAAAACCGGCAGGGGGAACGTTCCTTGAAGGCAATCCAAAGGAGCAAGTGGGGCAGCTGCTCACTGTCCTGTTTGAGAAGAAAGAATTGTTTGAAGTGAAGGGGGAAATGTAA
- a CDS encoding macrolide family glycosyltransferase codes for MARVLFINVGSEGHINPTIGVVQELISRGEEVVYFTIEAFRERMEKTGASVRTIDGDKFIKAFISGGRNYLFERINGLLRTADVVIPDVLKQIEGEHFDYIIHDSMFGCGYLLAQILKLPAINSCTSFAQTKASFENMLERLSKNIPTEIYDEFQKLTAMIKEKYDVEIASPYEVFCNPAPMTIVYTTREFQPFGETFDQSYKFVGPSISSRLTQEEFDLTAIKGRSPIYISLGTVFNRAMDFYKLCFEAFGNSDHTVVMTIGKQNQIADLGEIPQNFIVKNYVPQTELLKYTKLFITHGGMNSTNEGLYNGVPLIVIPQSADQPMIAQRVSHIGAGIQLNMQSLTAEQLRETAEQILNNQSFLKAVGDISQSFQQSGGYQQAVEEIFEFKSKNDI; via the coding sequence ATGGCACGTGTATTATTTATTAATGTTGGTTCAGAGGGACACATCAATCCTACTATTGGAGTGGTGCAAGAACTTATTTCACGTGGAGAAGAGGTTGTATACTTTACAATAGAAGCATTTCGGGAGCGTATGGAGAAGACAGGAGCTAGCGTACGAACAATAGACGGTGATAAATTTATAAAAGCCTTTATCTCTGGTGGAAGAAATTATTTATTTGAAAGAATCAACGGTCTTTTGCGTACAGCAGATGTCGTTATACCTGATGTTCTGAAGCAAATTGAAGGAGAACATTTTGATTATATCATTCACGATTCGATGTTTGGTTGTGGATATTTACTTGCACAAATCCTTAAACTTCCGGCCATTAATTCTTGTACTTCTTTTGCGCAGACAAAAGCCTCATTTGAAAATATGTTAGAACGACTTTCTAAAAACATCCCAACAGAAATATACGATGAATTTCAGAAACTGACGGCAATGATAAAGGAAAAATATGATGTGGAGATCGCATCTCCTTACGAAGTATTTTGTAATCCTGCACCAATGACAATCGTTTATACAACTAGGGAGTTTCAACCTTTTGGAGAAACTTTTGATCAAAGTTACAAATTTGTCGGTCCATCCATCTCTTCACGTTTAACACAAGAAGAATTCGACCTTACTGCAATCAAGGGCAGAAGCCCAATTTACATTTCACTAGGTACTGTATTTAATCGGGCAATGGACTTTTATAAGCTTTGTTTTGAAGCATTTGGCAATAGCGATCATACCGTTGTCATGACGATCGGGAAACAAAATCAAATAGCAGATTTGGGGGAGATTCCTCAAAACTTTATTGTAAAAAATTATGTTCCACAAACCGAATTACTAAAATACACGAAATTATTTATCACACATGGCGGAATGAATAGTACTAATGAGGGCCTCTATAACGGGGTTCCGTTAATTGTCATTCCGCAAAGTGCAGATCAGCCGATGATTGCTCAACGAGTTTCCCATATTGGAGCAGGAATTCAATTAAATATGCAAAGCCTGACAGCTGAACAACTCCGTGAAACTGCAGAACAAATACTGAACAATCAGTCTTTCCTAAAAGCAGTTGGCGATATTAGCCAATCCTTTCAACAATCTGGGGGGTATCAGCAAGCTGTTGAAGAGATTTTCGAATTTAAAAGTAAAAATGATATTTAA